One Aliidiomarina minuta genomic region harbors:
- a CDS encoding 2-oxoglutarate dehydrogenase E1 component: MQDGAMQAWLESSHLAGGNIGYVEELFELYLDDPSAVGDEWRELFDSMPAVGKDVKHSEIRDQFREMAKNKLKMAGSQGGNSETSEKQVKVLQLINAYRFRGHQHANLDPLGLWKQDEVPDLSLDHHALSKDDYDTEFNVGSLAIGKDSAKLGDIHSALEKIYCGSIGAEYMHITSTEEKRWIQQRVESQLGQPEFSKEVRLRLLKELTAADGLEKYLGSKYPGAKRFSLEGGDSLVSMMKALIHRGGETGAKEVVVGMAHRGRLNVLINVLGKHPQELFNEFAGKASIGEKSGDVKYHMGFSSDFKTEGGDVHLALAFNPSHLEIVNPVVMGSVRARMERRGCTDGSQALPITLHGDAAIAGQGVMQETFNLSQTRAFSVGGSIRIVVNNQVGFTTSKREDARSTQYCTDIAKMVQAPIFHVNADDPEAVLFVSQLAIDYRNTFKRDVVIDLVCYRRHGHNEADEPNATQPLMYQKIKKHPVTRELYAKRLIEANLIDEKSVKQMVQDYRDALDKGDCVVDEWQPMKAHSVDWSPFIDNEWDVDYDSKMTVTELEDLGRKISEIPEGFKLNSRVNKVYEERRKMAEGERKMDWGMAETLAYASLVKHGHRIRMVGQDSGRGTFFHRHAVLHNQKDAETYLPLKHVAENQADIDIYDSVLSEEAVMAFEYGYATAEPNTLTIWEAQFGDFANGAQVVIDQFLSSGEQKWGRLCGLTLLLPHGYEGQGPEHSSARLERFLQLSADHNWSVCTPTTPAQVYNMLRRQQIRPVRRPLIVMTPKSLLRHPDAVSNMEELAEGVFHNVIGEIDKQDTKKVKRVVFCGGKVYYDLRKARREQELNEVAIVRVEQLYPFPHQEMAKVLEDYQHVKDFVWCQEEPQNQGAWYCSQHHFREAIPDGAKLNYAGRNASASPAVGYASVHKEQQEKLVNDALTIK, from the coding sequence GGTTACGTAGAGGAGCTTTTCGAGCTGTATTTGGATGACCCGAGTGCTGTCGGGGATGAATGGCGCGAGTTGTTTGACAGTATGCCTGCTGTAGGCAAGGATGTTAAACACAGCGAAATACGCGATCAGTTTCGCGAAATGGCGAAAAATAAGCTGAAGATGGCTGGTAGTCAGGGTGGTAACTCTGAAACCTCTGAAAAACAGGTCAAAGTATTACAGCTTATTAATGCCTATCGCTTTCGCGGTCATCAACATGCAAACCTGGATCCTTTGGGTTTGTGGAAGCAGGACGAAGTTCCCGATCTTTCGCTGGACCATCATGCATTGAGCAAAGACGATTATGACACTGAGTTTAACGTGGGGTCTTTGGCAATAGGCAAAGACAGCGCTAAACTGGGTGATATACATTCGGCCCTGGAAAAAATTTACTGTGGTTCCATCGGTGCTGAATATATGCACATTACCTCGACTGAAGAAAAGCGCTGGATTCAACAACGCGTCGAATCTCAGTTGGGGCAGCCTGAATTCAGCAAAGAAGTGCGTCTGCGTTTATTAAAAGAGCTGACAGCTGCTGATGGTCTTGAAAAATATCTGGGCTCTAAATACCCGGGGGCCAAGCGTTTTTCTCTGGAAGGTGGCGATAGCCTGGTTTCCATGATGAAAGCTCTGATTCACCGCGGTGGTGAAACAGGCGCTAAAGAAGTTGTTGTAGGCATGGCGCATCGTGGTCGGTTGAATGTACTGATTAACGTATTAGGCAAGCACCCGCAGGAACTGTTTAACGAATTTGCCGGTAAAGCCAGTATTGGTGAGAAATCTGGCGATGTGAAATACCATATGGGTTTCTCGTCTGACTTCAAAACGGAAGGCGGCGATGTTCATTTAGCGCTGGCGTTTAACCCGTCCCATCTGGAAATTGTCAATCCGGTGGTTATGGGGTCTGTGCGTGCTCGTATGGAGCGTCGAGGTTGCACTGATGGTAGCCAGGCTTTACCTATCACCTTACATGGCGACGCAGCTATTGCTGGTCAGGGCGTGATGCAGGAGACTTTTAACCTGTCACAAACCCGCGCATTCTCGGTGGGGGGCAGCATACGTATTGTGGTTAATAACCAGGTCGGTTTCACCACTTCAAAACGCGAAGACGCACGTTCTACTCAGTATTGTACTGATATCGCGAAGATGGTTCAGGCTCCGATTTTCCATGTTAACGCGGATGATCCTGAAGCTGTATTATTTGTCTCGCAACTGGCTATTGATTATCGCAACACCTTTAAACGTGATGTAGTTATTGATTTGGTCTGTTATCGCCGTCATGGCCACAACGAAGCCGATGAGCCGAATGCGACTCAGCCACTGATGTATCAAAAAATTAAAAAGCACCCAGTAACTCGGGAGCTTTATGCCAAGCGTCTGATCGAAGCCAATTTAATCGATGAAAAGTCGGTTAAACAAATGGTCCAGGATTATCGCGATGCACTGGATAAAGGTGATTGCGTAGTCGACGAGTGGCAGCCGATGAAGGCCCATTCTGTTGACTGGTCGCCCTTTATAGACAATGAGTGGGACGTCGATTACGACTCGAAAATGACCGTTACAGAGTTAGAAGATTTGGGCCGTAAAATCAGTGAAATACCTGAAGGTTTCAAGCTTAACTCCCGGGTTAATAAAGTCTATGAAGAACGCCGTAAAATGGCTGAAGGCGAGCGCAAAATGGACTGGGGCATGGCTGAAACTTTAGCTTACGCCAGTCTGGTAAAACATGGGCATCGTATTCGTATGGTAGGGCAGGACAGTGGTCGCGGTACTTTCTTCCATCGCCATGCTGTTTTGCACAATCAGAAAGATGCAGAAACCTATTTGCCGCTGAAGCATGTTGCGGAGAACCAGGCAGATATCGATATCTATGATTCGGTGTTATCCGAAGAAGCCGTTATGGCATTTGAGTATGGTTATGCCACGGCAGAACCTAATACTCTGACTATCTGGGAAGCTCAGTTTGGTGACTTTGCCAACGGTGCTCAGGTAGTTATTGATCAGTTCCTCAGTTCCGGTGAGCAGAAATGGGGTCGCTTATGCGGTCTGACTCTTCTGCTTCCTCACGGATATGAAGGACAGGGACCTGAGCACAGTTCAGCGCGCCTTGAGCGTTTCCTGCAACTGTCCGCCGACCATAACTGGTCGGTGTGCACGCCAACTACGCCTGCTCAGGTGTATAATATGCTGCGACGTCAACAGATCCGTCCTGTGCGTCGTCCATTGATTGTGATGACACCAAAATCTCTGCTTCGTCATCCGGATGCCGTATCCAATATGGAAGAGCTTGCAGAAGGTGTATTCCATAATGTAATCGGTGAGATTGATAAGCAGGATACAAAAAAAGTGAAACGTGTGGTTTTCTGTGGCGGCAAGGTCTATTACGATCTGCGTAAAGCACGCCGTGAGCAGGAACTGAATGAAGTGGCTATTGTTCGCGTAGAGCAACTTTATCCGTTCCCGCATCAGGAAATGGCAAAAGTTTTAGAAGATTACCAGCATGTGAAAGATTTCGTCTGGTGTCAGGAAGAACCGCAAAACCAGGGTGCCTGGTATTGTAGTCAGCATCACTTCCGTGAAGCAATTCCTGATGGAGCAAAGCTGAACTACGCTGGCCGTAATGCATCTGCCTCTCCGGCGGTGGGTTATGCCTCAGTGCATAAAGAGCAGCAAGAGAAATTAGTCAACGACGCGCTAACCATTAAATAG
- the odhB gene encoding 2-oxoglutarate dehydrogenase complex dihydrolipoyllysine-residue succinyltransferase translates to MAIEIKVPELPESVADGSIATWHVKKGDKVSRDQNLVDIETDKVVLEVVAEADGVIAEITAEEGDTVESQAVIGTIEEGEGGDDADDESDDDADQDDADSEADEDDSDEADDSDDSDEDADEDSDEESDEESEDDGDSKEASGESIDVKVPELPESVSDATISTWHVKAGDNVSRDQNLVDIETDKVVLEVVAEADGVLSEIIHDEGDTVGGQDVIGKITKGGAKKASKSSAKAETSSKKESKSDDKDSSDAISPSVRRLLKEKDLEASDVKGTGKGGRITKEDVEKHVKEAKSSGSKSKSSAKSDGSSKKEQAPVGGGDRTQKRVPMTRLRKRIAERLLQAKNDTAMLTTFNEINMKPIMDLRKKYQQDFEERHETRLGFMSFYVKAIVEALKRFPEVNASLDGDDVVYHNYFDVSIAVSTPRGLVTPVLRDCDKLSLADIEKGIKELAIKGRDGKLTMDEMQGGNITITNGGVFGSLLSTPILNPPQSAILGMHKIQDRPMAVDGKVEILPMMYLALSYDHRIIDGKESVGFLVTVKNLLEDPQRLLLDV, encoded by the coding sequence ATGGCGATTGAAATAAAAGTACCCGAATTACCTGAATCCGTTGCTGACGGCAGTATTGCAACCTGGCATGTAAAAAAAGGCGACAAAGTATCGCGCGACCAGAATCTGGTTGATATCGAAACCGATAAAGTGGTGCTTGAAGTCGTAGCTGAAGCTGATGGTGTAATCGCAGAGATTACTGCCGAAGAAGGCGATACGGTAGAGAGTCAGGCTGTGATTGGCACCATTGAAGAAGGTGAAGGTGGCGACGACGCTGATGACGAAAGCGACGACGATGCCGACCAGGATGATGCTGATAGCGAAGCTGATGAAGACGATTCAGATGAAGCTGATGATTCAGATGACAGTGATGAAGACGCTGATGAAGATTCAGATGAAGAGTCAGATGAAGAGTCAGAGGATGATGGCGACAGTAAAGAAGCCAGCGGCGAAAGTATTGATGTAAAAGTACCTGAGCTGCCGGAATCAGTATCTGACGCTACTATATCGACCTGGCATGTAAAAGCGGGTGACAACGTATCACGAGATCAAAATCTGGTTGATATTGAAACTGATAAAGTGGTGTTGGAAGTGGTTGCTGAAGCTGACGGTGTGCTGAGTGAAATTATTCATGACGAAGGCGACACAGTTGGCGGCCAGGATGTGATTGGGAAAATCACCAAAGGTGGCGCTAAAAAGGCTTCTAAATCTTCTGCTAAAGCTGAAACCAGTAGTAAGAAAGAAAGCAAGTCGGATGACAAAGATAGCAGTGATGCCATTAGTCCTTCTGTGCGTCGTCTGCTGAAAGAAAAAGATCTTGAAGCCAGCGACGTAAAAGGCACGGGCAAAGGCGGTCGAATTACCAAAGAAGACGTGGAGAAGCATGTCAAAGAAGCGAAGTCTTCTGGCAGCAAGTCGAAGTCTTCTGCGAAGTCCGATGGCAGCAGTAAAAAAGAGCAGGCACCAGTAGGTGGCGGCGATCGTACTCAGAAGCGTGTGCCTATGACGCGTCTGCGTAAGCGTATTGCTGAACGTCTGTTGCAGGCGAAAAACGATACGGCCATGCTGACCACCTTTAATGAGATCAACATGAAACCTATCATGGACCTGCGTAAGAAATATCAGCAGGACTTTGAAGAGCGTCATGAAACCCGTTTAGGCTTTATGTCGTTTTATGTAAAGGCTATAGTAGAAGCACTGAAACGTTTCCCTGAAGTCAATGCGTCACTGGATGGCGATGATGTTGTTTATCATAACTATTTTGATGTGAGCATTGCGGTGTCTACACCTCGTGGCCTGGTAACTCCGGTACTACGGGACTGTGACAAGCTCAGCCTTGCTGATATTGAAAAAGGCATCAAAGAGTTAGCTATTAAAGGCCGTGACGGTAAGTTGACCATGGACGAAATGCAGGGTGGTAACATTACTATTACTAACGGCGGTGTGTTCGGTTCGTTACTGTCCACACCAATTCTGAATCCACCACAAAGCGCTATCCTTGGCATGCACAAAATCCAGGATCGCCCAATGGCGGTAGACGGCAAGGTTGAAATTCTGCCTATGATGTATCTGGCGTTATCTTACGACCACCGCATCATTGACGGTAAGGAATCGGTAGGATTCCTGGTTACCGTGAAGAACTTGCTGGAAGACCCGCAGCGTCTGTTACTGGACGTGTAA